The segment ctttattccataataataataataaaaagtaagttGGCAAGGAATCACACGAAAGAATGTTGCTCATAATTCTAAGGGAAGAATTGGAATCTTATTTTTGTAGCtgctttaaaaaattttatttgctttCACTAAAGTTGCCCatatatggaaagaaaaaaaaagaaaaaaaaaaagaaaagaaaagagaaaagtaaaaCACTACTAGAATTTCTTGCCAAACACGCTTTTGTTGGTTGATATAACGTCTCTCTCGAGGCAGGTACCCTTGTGTTTTTTGCTTGACCCTCTCTGCTTAACagtagttctctctctctctctccaaactaacccaaaaaaaatcccacaaagACTGAGAGACTCTCTGTCTGAGACAGACccagaagaaaaaggaagcatgGGAGACGAAAAGAAGGACAAAAAAGTTGAAACCGGGAAGAAGGTACCGATAGCAGGAAAGAGGAACATACTCATTACAAGCGCCTTGCCTTACGTTAACAACGTTCCTCATCTCGGAAACATCATTGGCAGTATGTACTATGTACCActactcttttatttatttcctcTTTTATATCTGTCTGCTTCGtttttactcttttcttttcttgtaataactaataattgTTTTCCTGAACTCAAATCATCTGTATCGCTTTATGTCCACGAATCACAACTTGACATGTATTGATTTTTAACTTTAcgagcttattttattttatttttttagaactaAAACATGCCATGATAATTGGCTAAAAATCTTCCTTTTTAATAGCAGGTTACCAcatgtcactttttttttcttggtcatGGAGTAACTTaggtttaaaatggaaaaaaaaaaaaaaattatatacaaggCGTGTTGCAAATGGTGGAACATAAATTGGCACACTAAGAATGagacaatataatttttattccaTGATCTTCACATACCTGTATTGTCTGTGAGTGTATGTACCATAATTGGAGTACAATATAGCGGGGAGGGGGGAGGTTGgagtacaaattttttttttttttcctcttttaggTTGCAATATCTAAATTTAGTTTGCAACATAGGAATAAAAATTCTGTCCCACTATGAGCGCTAACATTTTATGTTCCACCAAGCACGTCTTTTTTTCCTCCTACAAAGtttaaagtggaaaaaaaacACGCACACACGCACTCATGGTATATTGCAATTAGATTAGTGGAGCATAGAGTGGCACACTAAAAGTGGGATAGAAAATTTGTATTCATAACATACAGTCAACATGTGTATTTATGCCAATTTCGTTGTTAATGTCATGAATTAATTGTATAGCCAAATCAAATATctcctttttgaatgaaaaaaaaaatctcactaaTGATTTATTGTCTTTTAGTTATTTGTTATGAATGAAAAAGTGATACAGCGAGAGAAGGTGTAAAAATGTTTAGTGACATAGTATTTTTTGATTTAATAGGAGGCTATGTGTAgtatatgtttttgaattttacattttaGAAATGATAAATAGGGGTTAAGTTCTATGAACTAAATTCTTGCGAGATATGTGTTTTATGGTGCTAATCATGCGGGGGTAAAATATATCTTccctttaatttttcttcacatTCTTAGTATTTAGTATGTGCATAACATAGCTCGATTTATCTTTGTTGTTGAATGTCCAATCACTGTCTTCATAGCTAATTTTGGTACACATGGAACAGGTGTTTTAAGTGCTGATGTTTTTGCTAGATATTGCCGTCTTCGTGGCTATAATGTGATTTACATATGTGGAACTGATGAATATGGAACAACAACAGAGACAAAAGCTTTGGAGGAGAATTGTACCCCAAAGCAGATTTGTGACAAGTAAATTGTTCATTGTGGCAGAGCATATTTTATGATTTCAATTGATGTTTTGGTTATTGAAGGTTTCCTTTTGATCTGCATATCTAGAAATAGAATATCTAACTCATTCACTGATGGTCACTTTCTAGTGCAAGGTCATAAAGAGGAAACTTTGTATGatgatatataaaatttgttatgatttcttttgtccttttatttttggtgatAAGTATGGTGACTGGTGAGAAATGCAGGGCAGAATGTTTTACTTTCACCTTAAGTTTTTGGATATGTTACTGAGTTGCTTTTCACGCCTCTGTtacaattcattttaattactATATTCTTCCTataggccttgtttggattgagggggggAGGAAGGGGAAGcaagggggagtagagtagagttgccAAAAAATTAGGCCAATTTTtggccaactctactctactccccctcaatccaaacggaccaatAGAGTCTCTGTGCATTGATATTGTTGGCATTCCCCTATTACTCTTAAAAACCTTTGCTCTTGGTTAAGACTTCAATAAGATGGCTATAAGTGATAAATTGCTAATTTTCTCAAAAGCTTAAGTTGTTAGGAATGGTGAATTTGATCATATAATCATAACTCTAACAAAAAGTTGTATCTCAGAgaaatttcaacttttaattGCAATGTAGATATTACGCAATTCATAAGGAAGTTTACAATTGGTTTAACATAAGTTTTGATGAATTCGGGCGCACATCAACTCCTCAACAAACTGATATCTGCCAATCAATATTCAAGAAACTGATGGAGAACAATTGGCTTTCTGAAAACATGATACAACAGGTACAAAGTTACCATAATGGTTTGATGTGCTTGTAAAAGTGATTCTTTTCTTCCTTAGCCactgttcttttttcttcttttttttttgttgaatactGCAAACTTGCAGCATTATTTACTcaataatgaattttaattCTACAACAATTCAGCTTTATTGTGACACATGCGATCGTTTCTTGGCTGATCGATTTGTGGAAGGCACCTGTCCATTTCCAACTTGTAATTATGATTCTGCACGTGGGGACCAATGTGAAAAGTGTGGTGAGCTTCTAAATACAACTGAACTTAAAGATCCAAGATGTAAGGTATGTGTGCCTCTACTTTCTCTTAAGTTCtgctttctttttgaatattttCCCTAGTTTATACTTAAGTTATAATTAACAGGTATGTCGGAAAACTCCCCAAATTCGTGATACGAACCATTTATTTCTAGAGCTCCCACTGCTGAAGGATAAATTGGAGGTATATATCAATGACATGTCAGTTGCAGGATCTTGGAGCCAGAATGCTATTCAAGCTACTCATGGATGGCTTAAAGGAGGATTAAAACCCCGCTGTATAACTAGGGATCTTAAGTGGGGGGTTCCTGTTCCACATGAAAAATTTAAGGATAAGGTTAGCAAgtaatttttcatgttttttagaaatttgCCATTTCTCTTGATTTTGGGGATTTACCATTTCTCTTGAAGTGGAGAAGTTTCTTTTTGTAGTAGTCCTAAAGAAGTTTGCAGGTTGACTTCCAGTCCTTTTGCTTGTAGTAGTTTTGGCAAGTAATCCTTTTGCTTTCACTGATTGATCATGATCCCTCCAATTTTGTGATGCTAAGGTTTTCTACGTATGGTTTGATGCACCTATTGGTTATGTCTCAATCACTGCATGCTACACACCTGATTGGGAGAAGTGGTGGAAGAACCCTGAAAATGTAGAGCTGTATCAGTTCATGGGCAAGGACAATGTGCCATTCCATACTGTAAGAATTTTTAATCACATATAATCTTAGatttatatttgttaatttACAACAGCTTCTCTTCCATGTTTTAGCTTAAAAAAAGGATGCAAGAACTCGTTCTATCAAGGATAATATCTTCAtccgcccaaaaaaaaaagaaaaaaaggataatATCTTCATCTATGGCATTTTCTGTTGAGGGAGTCGACTTTCTGAATTCTCTGAGATTTTGTTAGCTTTGTatttttcagtatttttttgttgttgttttccttttacTGTTTTCTATTGCTCCAGGTGTACACATATAGTGGGTATTTTTATCTCCTACCAACTATTCATACAATATacatagacacacacacatcaaTGCAACACTATTTGATGCACCTCATCTAAtcaatatacatatacatatacctgatattattatataatatagtgCACACATTCTTGTATGTTTATGACTATCAAGTTATTGAGTTAGTCAATTTCAGCTAAGCCTGGCTCAATCTTGGTTTTGTGCAAGGCTACTATTACTTGAGTGCAATAGTGATTTTTTACATATTAAATTTGGTCTCTCCTTAGAGAAAACTATTGTTTCAAATGATATCTGAAAAGGCCAATCCAGTATATAATCTGGTGTTCCAAGTTTATTAAGTTAAACattatattttcatgcattggcAACCGCCAGCATGGATGTACTGCATGCCACCATCCTCTAGTATCAATCAATCAGGTCCCCTCCTGTCCCTTTCTTCATAAAATTGGGAGTTGAGATATCATTATTAGACCTTTGAAATGTTAATTTTTGAAGTTAGTTCCAAAAGCCTTTTAGTTCAACTAACACCTCCTTGTGTTTACAACAAAGACATCTAGAGTTCAAATCTCCCTCtcttaactattgaattatcaaaaaaaagtttttgaagttAAAACTTACACGGGTTAGTTAAAGCATTATTTCACTATATCAATAAGAGTCAGATTTTTCCTGCCAACTGCTTATTTGCTTTTTATAATCTCATTCCAGGTGATGTTTCCATCTGCACTCCTTGGAACTGGAGAAAACTGGACATTGATGAAGAGCATTAGTGTTACAGAGTATTTAAACTATGAAGCAGGTATACTTTAGCCACCTGAAGTGGTTGTCAACTTGTCATTATGTCACACCTTACGTTGATTGGGTATTTGAtgctttaattatttatttttaagctcTCTTtgtatcattatcatcatcactACTGTTGGTTTTATTATAAATGTTGCAGGAAAGTTCTCCAAAAGCAAGGGTATAGGAGTTTTTGGCAATGATGTCAAAGATACTAACATTCCCTCAGAAGTGTGGCGATACTACTTGCTGACTAACAGGCCAGAGGTAAGTTCTGTTGATGAGGCTTCTGGTGATTCTTGATTTCTGCACTCTACTTGCAAGTTCTAATGCAGTTTTTTCCCATTAGGTCTCAGACACATTGTTTACATGGGCAGACTTGCAAGCAAAACTAAATACTGAGTTACTGAATAATTTGGGCAATTTCATTAACCGAGTATTGAGTTTCATTGCCAAACCTCCAGGTCAGTAAGCTGCTTGCAGACATCAAATCCTTATAGTGCTGCTCTCTCAAATTGgaattttctttgaaaaataaatgactaAAACACCCCGTCTTCGGATTTATTTTTAGCCATATTTCGGTACCCTAAAATCTTTGCATTCTGGAAAGATATGAACATGACTTTAATCCTTCTAGTGCTAAAAAGAACAATTATCAAGTTGTAGGATAAAAATATCACTTTCCTAAAAGAGAAAAACTACATGGGTTGAATGTAATTGGAGATGGCAGATCATGGTACTGTGCAATTAACAATTAAACTCTCATCTGTATTAGCTAATATGATAAAGCCGTCTTGCTTTCTACTTTACTGTTCTTTGTTGCAAAAGAAACAGAGATGTACCTTGTCTCCATAAATATTCTTACGTATTGGACAATATAAATACTTGGATTCCCAGGAACTTCACAGAataatataatcatatatactTAAATATGTCATATCTGGTACAgtattattaaacaaaattttctgtAATTGATCAAGGATTTAAATCATAACTAGAATTGTTATCAATAACTTCAATGACATGGGCtattaatttatgaaaaaactacttgcataataattttatttatattttgtactGTTGAAGTCATAGGATTATGTATCTACATATCTAGTAATTGTGGCATGATTTCTGAAAATTTGGCCTAAAAGTGCAGTGAATAGTATATTATCTCAGAGGAGACCACCTTATTATCTTAAATTCATGTCTTAGCATCCATTTTTTATAACTTGACCTTTTGGATCGTCATATGATGATTGAAAGTTTGGGTTACGTGTGTTCACTTGTGCAACTGAAACTTCAGGCAGTCACTTATTGGTTACTTTCTTTCCCTCCCTATGTCATATGTTCCTTCATCTTTTTAGTGAGAATTAATTTTTGCAGGACTAGGATATGGATCTGTCATTCCTGATGCTCCAGGGGTGGAATCAAATCTCTTGACGAAAACATTGTCAGAAAAAATTGGTAATTATGTGGAGCAATATGTAGAAGCAATGGAAAAGGTGATTAAATATAGTTATGGGTAATTTAATCTTTATGCATAATAATTTTCTATAATTCAGACTTAGGTATCCTCTATGCATTATTTTACCAAGAAGGGGGAACTATCCATGTTTCATATGACAGGTTAAACTAAAGCAGGCATTAAAAATTGCAATGAGCATCTCTAGTGAGGGGAATGCATATCTGCAAGTAAGctcattaaaacttaaaagttatattttattgattgttCACTCTATTTTCAACTActgcttattcatcaaattttttaat is part of the Quercus robur chromosome 9, dhQueRobu3.1, whole genome shotgun sequence genome and harbors:
- the LOC126699150 gene encoding probable methionine--tRNA ligase, with the protein product MGDEKKDKKVETGKKVPIAGKRNILITSALPYVNNVPHLGNIIGSVLSADVFARYCRLRGYNVIYICGTDEYGTTTETKALEENCTPKQICDKYYAIHKEVYNWFNISFDEFGRTSTPQQTDICQSIFKKLMENNWLSENMIQQLYCDTCDRFLADRFVEGTCPFPTCNYDSARGDQCEKCGELLNTTELKDPRCKVCRKTPQIRDTNHLFLELPLLKDKLEVYINDMSVAGSWSQNAIQATHGWLKGGLKPRCITRDLKWGVPVPHEKFKDKVFYVWFDAPIGYVSITACYTPDWEKWWKNPENVELYQFMGKDNVPFHTVMFPSALLGTGENWTLMKSISVTEYLNYEAGKFSKSKGIGVFGNDVKDTNIPSEVWRYYLLTNRPEVSDTLFTWADLQAKLNTELLNNLGNFINRVLSFIAKPPGLGYGSVIPDAPGVESNLLTKTLSEKIGNYVEQYVEAMEKVKLKQALKIAMSISSEGNAYLQESQFWKLYKQDQASCSLVVRTSVGLVYLLSCLLEPFMPSFSIKVLKQLNLPPEKISLCDETGDLERAKKPWESLPAGHKIGTPEPLFKELKDEDVEFFREKFAGSQADRDVKDRSRKEITEQLGKTKLT